One window of Dermochelys coriacea isolate rDerCor1 chromosome 22, rDerCor1.pri.v4, whole genome shotgun sequence genomic DNA carries:
- the FDXACB1 gene encoding ferredoxin-fold anticodon-binding domain-containing protein 1 isoform X1, with protein sequence MRPTRRLLLVGEGNFSFSASLCDASDHETHITATCYESEERVSRQALAKNNIQHLRGKGVEVCFCVDCTKLKDCFLPEKRNFDCIYFNFPHCGRKAGVTKNRELLAKFFCSCADVLTEKGEVHVALCKGQGGTPADQPMREWHNSWQVVAMAAGAGFILSDVHPFDSEEVHGYKCTGYRSQDKSFSVEGALNHIFTRSLPFPHPRPVICQTELEDKWISFQVPEIFVNKMNRGFLDTNSDHPVRTINEKLIAQLSQTFPLQRIDHSLSLLHQGHLSAVSQSNTFWIIPNTEQNSSSEPPGKGTARSVLFPDLHFCRNIDQYDRMKAQEGEQLSEHYLLRSSHLVYVQDVVRRLNFLPGTLHVLTGPVFRKCLISPHTLPVFHETLFICAVDKGTEGSCIQMLMDNIKNTVSSLLPPLSCFTLNSTVEEAKSSGIIELNDSVMPEPHLDKTQYFICVKTDTSDSKANGSCIGDISAAPCGSINSKLGIVFASVNLDLLAMKICGISDWRMLWTLDERFLNQFIGGELGPFKSFSLHPPSYVHDVSFWVPAWEQFDEIAFHTIARCVSQETVTSIQLLDSFQHPQTGQTSLCYRLTFQSCDKALTRQQVAEMQMQFRKEIQQCLHITLR encoded by the exons ATGAGACCCACCCGCCGACTCCTTCTAGTTGGGGAAGGAAACttctccttctctgcctccttgTGTGATGCCAGCGATCATGAGACTCACATCACTGCCACTTGCTATGAGAGTGAAGAAAGAGTTTCCAGACAGGCACTTGCTAAAAATAACATACAGCATCTAAGAGGGAAAG GGGTTGAAGTTTGTTTTTGTGTGGACTGTACCAAACTGAAGGACTGTTTTTTGCCAGAAAAGAGAAATTTTGATTGCATTTATTTCAATTTCCCTCACTGTGGGAGGAAAGCTGGGGTAACAAAGAATAGAGAGCTTCTTGCGAAATTTTTCTGTAG CTGTGCAGACGTGCTCACAGAGAAGGGAGAGGTCCATGTGGCTCTTTGCAAAGGTCAGGGAGGGACACCTGCTGACCAGCCAATGAGAGAGTGGCACAACAGCTGGCAAGTCGTGGCTATGGCAGCGGGAGCAGGATTTATCTTGAGTGATGTTCATCCCTTCGACTCAGAAGAGGTTCATGGATATAAGTGCACTGGCTACAG GAGTCAGGATAAATCCTTCTCTGTAGAAGGTGCATTAAACCACATCTTCACTCGGAGCCTGCCATTTCCACATCCCAGGCCTGTAATCTGCCAGACTGAACTGGAGGACAAGTGGATTTCCTTCCAGGTTCCAGAAATATTTGTGAATAAAATGAACAG gggTTTCCTAGATACCAATTCAGATCATCCTGTAAGAACTATAAATGAAAAGCTCATCGCTCAACTCAGCCAAACCTTCCCATTACAAAGGATTGACCATTCTCTTTCTCTGCTGCACCAAGGCCACCTAAGTGCTGTTTCTCAGTCGAACACCTTTTGGATCATTCCCAACACAGAGCAAAATTCAAGTTCTGAACCTCCAGGTAAGGGAACAGCAAGAAGTGTCTTATTTCCTGACCTTCATTTCTGCAGGAACATAGATCAATATGACAGGATGAAGGCTCAGGAGGGAGAACAGCTCTCAGAACATTATCTTCTTAGATCTTCCCATCTGGTTTATGTTCAGGATGTGGTACGAAGGCTGAACTTTCTCCCTGGGACTCTGCATGTTCTCACTGGGCCTGTCTTTAGGAAGTGTCTGATCTCTCCTCACACTCTGCCTGTTTTTCATGAGACTCTTTTTATATGTGCAGTTGATAAGGGTACAGAGGGCAGCTGTATCCAGATGCTTATGGATAATATTAAGAATACTGTGAGTTCTCTGCTCCCACCTCTTTCATGTTTTACATTGAACTCCACAGTAGAGGAAGCAAAAAGCTCTGGAATAATTGAGCTAAATGATTCAGTCATGCCTGAGCCTCATCTTGATAAAACTCAATATTTCATCTGTGTGAAAACGGACACTTCAGACTCCAAAGCCAATGGCTCTTGCATAGGAGACATATCAGCAGCTCCCTGTGGGTCAATAAACAGTAAACTGGGCATTGTGTTTGCATCCGTGAATCTTGACCTGCTAGCCATGAAAATTTGTGGAATTTCTGACTGGCGAATGTTGTGGACCTTAGATGAGCGTTTCCTGAATCAGTTTATTGGAGGAGAGTTAGGACCCTTCAAGAGCTTTTCACTCCATCCACCTTCCTATGTGCATGATGTCAGCTTCTGGGTTCCTGCATGGGAACAGTTTGATGAAATTGCATTTCACACCATTGCCAGGTGTGTGTCACAGGAAACTGTCACGTCCATCCAGCTCCTTGACAGCTTTCAGCATCCACAGACTGGACAAACCAGCCTCTGCTACAGACTAACCTTCCAGTCCTGTGACAAGGCTCTTACGCGCCAGCAGGTGGCAGAGATGCAGATGCAGTTTAGAAAGGAGATACAGCAATGTTTGCACATAACTCTTAGGTAG
- the FDXACB1 gene encoding ferredoxin-fold anticodon-binding domain-containing protein 1 isoform X2, translating to MREWHNSWQVVAMAAGAGFILSDVHPFDSEEVHGYKCTGYRSQDKSFSVEGALNHIFTRSLPFPHPRPVICQTELEDKWISFQVPEIFVNKMNRGFLDTNSDHPVRTINEKLIAQLSQTFPLQRIDHSLSLLHQGHLSAVSQSNTFWIIPNTEQNSSSEPPGKGTARSVLFPDLHFCRNIDQYDRMKAQEGEQLSEHYLLRSSHLVYVQDVVRRLNFLPGTLHVLTGPVFRKCLISPHTLPVFHETLFICAVDKGTEGSCIQMLMDNIKNTVSSLLPPLSCFTLNSTVEEAKSSGIIELNDSVMPEPHLDKTQYFICVKTDTSDSKANGSCIGDISAAPCGSINSKLGIVFASVNLDLLAMKICGISDWRMLWTLDERFLNQFIGGELGPFKSFSLHPPSYVHDVSFWVPAWEQFDEIAFHTIARCVSQETVTSIQLLDSFQHPQTGQTSLCYRLTFQSCDKALTRQQVAEMQMQFRKEIQQCLHITLR from the exons ATGAGAGAGTGGCACAACAGCTGGCAAGTCGTGGCTATGGCAGCGGGAGCAGGATTTATCTTGAGTGATGTTCATCCCTTCGACTCAGAAGAGGTTCATGGATATAAGTGCACTGGCTACAG GAGTCAGGATAAATCCTTCTCTGTAGAAGGTGCATTAAACCACATCTTCACTCGGAGCCTGCCATTTCCACATCCCAGGCCTGTAATCTGCCAGACTGAACTGGAGGACAAGTGGATTTCCTTCCAGGTTCCAGAAATATTTGTGAATAAAATGAACAG gggTTTCCTAGATACCAATTCAGATCATCCTGTAAGAACTATAAATGAAAAGCTCATCGCTCAACTCAGCCAAACCTTCCCATTACAAAGGATTGACCATTCTCTTTCTCTGCTGCACCAAGGCCACCTAAGTGCTGTTTCTCAGTCGAACACCTTTTGGATCATTCCCAACACAGAGCAAAATTCAAGTTCTGAACCTCCAGGTAAGGGAACAGCAAGAAGTGTCTTATTTCCTGACCTTCATTTCTGCAGGAACATAGATCAATATGACAGGATGAAGGCTCAGGAGGGAGAACAGCTCTCAGAACATTATCTTCTTAGATCTTCCCATCTGGTTTATGTTCAGGATGTGGTACGAAGGCTGAACTTTCTCCCTGGGACTCTGCATGTTCTCACTGGGCCTGTCTTTAGGAAGTGTCTGATCTCTCCTCACACTCTGCCTGTTTTTCATGAGACTCTTTTTATATGTGCAGTTGATAAGGGTACAGAGGGCAGCTGTATCCAGATGCTTATGGATAATATTAAGAATACTGTGAGTTCTCTGCTCCCACCTCTTTCATGTTTTACATTGAACTCCACAGTAGAGGAAGCAAAAAGCTCTGGAATAATTGAGCTAAATGATTCAGTCATGCCTGAGCCTCATCTTGATAAAACTCAATATTTCATCTGTGTGAAAACGGACACTTCAGACTCCAAAGCCAATGGCTCTTGCATAGGAGACATATCAGCAGCTCCCTGTGGGTCAATAAACAGTAAACTGGGCATTGTGTTTGCATCCGTGAATCTTGACCTGCTAGCCATGAAAATTTGTGGAATTTCTGACTGGCGAATGTTGTGGACCTTAGATGAGCGTTTCCTGAATCAGTTTATTGGAGGAGAGTTAGGACCCTTCAAGAGCTTTTCACTCCATCCACCTTCCTATGTGCATGATGTCAGCTTCTGGGTTCCTGCATGGGAACAGTTTGATGAAATTGCATTTCACACCATTGCCAGGTGTGTGTCACAGGAAACTGTCACGTCCATCCAGCTCCTTGACAGCTTTCAGCATCCACAGACTGGACAAACCAGCCTCTGCTACAGACTAACCTTCCAGTCCTGTGACAAGGCTCTTACGCGCCAGCAGGTGGCAGAGATGCAGATGCAGTTTAGAAAGGAGATACAGCAATGTTTGCACATAACTCTTAGGTAG